A window of the Polaribacter batillariae genome harbors these coding sequences:
- a CDS encoding four helix bundle protein: protein MKNKIIFRTKNFALDCCKFCFKVPKSREYNAFVNQLIRSSSSVGANYRASQRAKSTTDFINKLKIVEEEADESVCIG, encoded by the coding sequence ATGAAAAATAAAATAATCTTTAGAACTAAAAACTTTGCTTTAGATTGTTGTAAGTTTTGTTTTAAGGTTCCAAAATCAAGAGAATACAATGCTTTTGTAAATCAATTGATTAGAAGTTCAAGTTCAGTTGGCGCAAACTATAGAGCATCACAAAGAGCAAAATCAACAACAGATTTTATTAATAAATTAAAAATTGTTGAAGAAGAAGCTGATGAAAGTGTGTGTATTGGTTAG
- the hisG gene encoding ATP phosphoribosyltransferase, with product MSNLRIAVQKSGRLNEDSMNILKDIGISIDNGKDQLKAAARNFPVEVFYLRNGDIPQYLRDGVVDAAIIGENVLIEKGNDLKFVERLGFSKCKVSIAVPKESKANSLKDLDGKRIATSYPETVKKYLKEYNLDAQLHIINGSVEIAPNIGLADGICDIVSSGSTLFKNGLKEIEVLLKSEAVLAVSPQISEERKAILNKIQFRIQSVLKGRESKYVLLNAPNEKLEGILKLLPGMRSPTVLPLAEKGWSSVHTVISKNKFWDIIEDLKANGAEGILVCPIEKMVL from the coding sequence ATGAGTAACTTAAGAATTGCAGTACAAAAATCAGGAAGATTAAACGAAGATTCTATGAATATCTTAAAAGATATCGGAATTTCTATAGACAATGGTAAAGACCAACTAAAAGCCGCCGCAAGAAATTTTCCAGTAGAAGTTTTTTACTTGAGAAATGGCGATATTCCTCAATATTTAAGAGATGGCGTAGTAGATGCTGCCATTATTGGCGAGAATGTTTTAATCGAAAAAGGAAACGATTTAAAATTTGTAGAACGATTAGGTTTCTCTAAGTGCAAAGTTTCAATAGCAGTTCCAAAAGAATCGAAAGCAAACTCTTTAAAAGATTTAGACGGAAAAAGAATCGCCACTTCGTACCCAGAAACCGTAAAAAAGTATTTAAAAGAATACAATTTAGATGCACAATTGCACATTATTAATGGTTCTGTAGAAATTGCCCCCAATATTGGGTTGGCAGACGGAATTTGCGATATTGTTTCTAGCGGAAGTACTTTGTTTAAAAACGGATTAAAAGAAATTGAGGTTTTATTAAAATCGGAAGCTGTTTTAGCAGTTTCACCACAAATATCTGAAGAAAGAAAAGCAATTTTAAATAAAATTCAGTTTAGAATTCAATCTGTTTTAAAAGGAAGAGAATCTAAATATGTGTTATTAAATGCGCCAAATGAAAAACTAGAAGGCATCTTAAAACTACTACCAGGAATGCGAAGCCCAACCGTTTTACCTTTAGCAGAAAAAGGGTGGAGCTCTGTACACACCGTAATTAGTAAAAATAAATTTTGGGATATTATCGAAGATTTAAAAGCAAATGGGGCAGAAGGCATTTTAGTTTGTCCGATTGAAAAAATGGTGCTTTAA
- the hisD gene encoding histidinol dehydrogenase — protein sequence MKFINNPLKKDWNKILERPTKTIDDIEGIVNKVFLEIKKEGDKAVSKYTQKFDGVLLEDNFVSEKEIKEAILEVSEELKEAINVAHKNITTFHKAQKTQKVSVETTIGVSCWQEKRPIQKVGLYIPGGTAPLFSTVLMLAIPAQIAGCKEIILCSPPNKEGKIHPAILFTANLCGVTKIIKVGGIQAVAALTFGTETIPQVYKIFGPGNQFVTVAKQLSTKYGVAIDMPAGPSELLVVADDSANASYVASDLLSQAEHGADSQVILVSTSKKLIEAVSSEIQKQLVELPRKEIATKAIENSKSIFVENNTIALNLINKYGPEHFIVCTNNNDFYVNHIENAGSVFIGNYTPESAGDYASGTNHTLPTNGFSKAYSGVNLDSFTKSITFQKITKEGIRNIGQSIELMAAAEGLQAHKNAVSIRLKNI from the coding sequence ATGAAGTTTATAAACAATCCATTAAAAAAAGATTGGAACAAAATCTTAGAAAGACCCACAAAAACGATCGATGATATCGAAGGAATTGTAAATAAAGTCTTTCTCGAAATAAAAAAAGAGGGTGACAAAGCAGTTTCGAAATACACACAAAAGTTTGATGGTGTTTTATTAGAAGACAATTTCGTTTCAGAAAAAGAAATTAAAGAAGCAATTTTAGAAGTTTCAGAAGAATTAAAAGAAGCAATAAATGTAGCTCACAAAAACATCACAACTTTTCATAAGGCGCAAAAAACCCAAAAAGTTTCTGTAGAAACAACAATAGGAGTTTCTTGTTGGCAAGAAAAAAGACCCATTCAAAAAGTAGGTTTGTATATTCCAGGAGGAACTGCGCCATTATTTTCAACCGTTTTAATGCTGGCAATTCCGGCGCAAATAGCAGGCTGTAAAGAAATTATACTGTGTTCGCCGCCCAATAAAGAAGGTAAAATTCATCCAGCGATTTTATTTACAGCAAATTTATGTGGTGTAACAAAAATTATAAAAGTTGGCGGAATTCAAGCGGTTGCAGCATTAACTTTCGGAACAGAAACCATTCCACAAGTTTACAAAATATTCGGACCAGGAAATCAATTTGTAACAGTTGCCAAACAGCTATCTACAAAATATGGAGTTGCCATAGACATGCCTGCAGGACCCAGTGAATTGTTGGTTGTTGCAGACGATTCTGCAAATGCAAGCTATGTGGCTTCCGATTTATTAAGTCAGGCAGAACATGGGGCAGATAGTCAGGTTATTTTAGTATCTACTTCAAAGAAATTAATCGAGGCAGTTTCAAGTGAAATTCAAAAACAACTTGTAGAGTTGCCAAGAAAAGAAATTGCGACAAAAGCAATCGAAAACTCGAAATCTATTTTTGTCGAAAATAACACAATTGCATTAAATTTAATTAACAAATATGGCCCAGAACATTTTATTGTTTGTACAAATAATAACGATTTTTATGTAAATCATATCGAAAATGCAGGCTCTGTGTTTATTGGAAATTATACACCAGAAAGTGCAGGAGATTATGCGTCTGGTACGAATCACACATTACCAACCAACGGTTTTTCAAAAGCATATTCTGGTGTAAATCTAGATAGTTTTACAAAAAGTATCACTTTTCAAAAAATTACTAAAGAAGGAATAAGAAATATAGGGCAATCCATTGAGTTAATGGCTGCAGCAGAAGGCTTACAGGCACATAAAAATGCGGTTTCAATTCGTTTAAAAAATATATAA
- the moeB gene encoding HesA/MoeB/ThiF family protein, whose protein sequence is MLTSEEKKQYNRHLILEEIGEEGQLKLKQAKVLVVGAGGLGCPVLQYLTAAGVGTIGIIDNDLVDKSNLQRQILYTIDDVGFSKAERAAKRLSKLNPNINFTIYKEKLSNKNAISLFNKYDVVIDGSDNFATRYLTNDASLLTNTPLIYGAIFKFEGQVSVFNFKGSATYRCLYPTPPNPADSPNCSEIGVLGVLPGIIGSLQANEAIKLICGIGDLLTNKLLLFNALNMQQIVLNFKKDTTIKIVALEKNYDFFCGIVPIKEISLEEVKKNSKKYNLLDVRVFSEREKFHIGGQHIPLADLPKRINEIHQNKDLVVYCKSGFRSKKAINLLKEKYPNLELINLKGGCF, encoded by the coding sequence ATGTTAACTTCGGAAGAAAAAAAGCAATACAATCGACATCTTATTTTAGAAGAAATAGGAGAAGAAGGACAATTAAAATTAAAACAAGCCAAAGTTTTAGTGGTTGGCGCAGGTGGTTTGGGTTGTCCTGTTTTACAGTATTTAACGGCTGCTGGTGTTGGTACAATTGGTATTATTGATAATGATCTGGTAGATAAAAGCAATTTACAACGTCAAATTTTATATACAATAGACGATGTTGGGTTTTCAAAAGCAGAAAGAGCTGCAAAAAGATTATCAAAATTAAATCCGAATATAAACTTTACCATTTATAAAGAAAAATTATCGAATAAAAATGCAATTTCACTCTTTAATAAATATGATGTTGTTATTGATGGAAGTGATAATTTTGCCACTCGTTACCTAACAAACGATGCATCTCTACTAACCAATACACCTTTAATCTATGGAGCTATTTTTAAGTTCGAAGGCCAAGTTAGCGTGTTTAATTTCAAAGGAAGTGCAACTTATAGATGTCTTTATCCAACACCGCCAAATCCAGCAGATTCCCCAAATTGTTCAGAAATTGGCGTGTTAGGTGTGTTGCCAGGAATTATTGGAAGTTTGCAAGCAAATGAAGCCATTAAATTAATTTGTGGAATAGGAGATTTGTTAACCAATAAGTTGTTGTTATTTAATGCTTTAAATATGCAACAAATAGTGCTAAACTTTAAAAAAGATACAACAATAAAAATTGTTGCTTTAGAAAAAAATTACGATTTTTTCTGTGGAATTGTTCCAATAAAAGAAATTTCTTTGGAAGAGGTAAAGAAAAACAGCAAAAAATACAACTTATTAGATGTGAGAGTATTTTCCGAAAGAGAAAAATTTCATATTGGTGGGCAACACATTCCTTTAGCAGATTTACCAAAGAGGATAAACGAAATTCATCAAAATAAAGATTTAGTGGTGTATTGCAAGTCTGGTTTTCGTAGCAAAAAAGCCATTAATTTGTTAAAAGAGAAATATCCTAATTTAGAGTTAATAAATCTAAAAGGAGGTTGTTTTTAA
- a CDS encoding thioredoxin family protein — MIFKRIILSTFFCTFFTLSVFSQKPTNELLNEAKITAQKEGKAIFIKFEASWCGWCHKMTKDMKANKTKDFFNNNYVIVPVVVKESAKNKNLENPGSTELLKKYGGDKAGLPFWVILDANLKLITNSYNDKNQNLGGPASAEEVAAFIGKIKKTAKHISEKDIENIKNQFTLKK; from the coding sequence ATGATTTTCAAAAGAATAATTCTAAGTACTTTTTTTTGCACGTTTTTTACTTTAAGTGTTTTCTCTCAAAAACCTACTAACGAGCTTTTAAATGAAGCAAAAATTACTGCCCAAAAAGAGGGCAAAGCTATTTTTATAAAATTTGAAGCTTCTTGGTGTGGCTGGTGTCATAAAATGACGAAAGATATGAAAGCCAACAAAACCAAAGATTTTTTTAATAATAATTATGTAATTGTGCCTGTTGTTGTAAAAGAGTCTGCAAAAAATAAAAATTTAGAGAATCCTGGTTCCACAGAATTATTAAAAAAATATGGTGGAGATAAAGCTGGTTTGCCTTTTTGGGTAATTTTAGATGCTAATTTAAAACTGATTACAAATTCTTATAATGATAAAAACCAAAACTTAGGAGGTCCTGCAAGTGCAGAAGAAGTTGCTGCTTTTATTGGAAAAATAAAAAAAACTGCGAAACATATTTCTGAAAAAGATATTGAAAATATTAAAAATCAATTTACTTTAAAAAAATAG
- the hisB gene encoding bifunctional histidinol-phosphatase/imidazoleglycerol-phosphate dehydratase HisB, with product MSKKVLFIDRDGTLVLEPPIDYQLDSLEKLEYYPKVFQYMAKIAQELDYELVMVTNQDGLGTDAFPEDTFWPAQNKIISAFEKEGVVFSEIFIDKTFPHENAKTRKPRTGLLTKYFSNEYDLENSFVLGDRITDMELAKNLGAKGIYLSENSDLGADEIETSKQEILDCIVLTTTDWEKIYEFLKLEDRVAEITRNTNETKIYIQLNLDGSGKNNISTGLHFFDHMLDQIGRHGAMDLTIKVDGDLEVDEHHTIEDTMIAFGELFNKALGNKLGIERYGFCLPMDDCLAQVAVDFGGRNWLEWEAEFKREKIGDMPTEMFFHLFKSFTDGAKCNLNIKAEGTNEHHKIEAIFKAFAKAIKMAVKRDANKMFLPSTKGLL from the coding sequence ATGAGCAAAAAAGTATTATTTATCGACAGAGATGGCACTTTGGTGTTAGAACCACCAATAGATTATCAATTAGATAGTTTAGAAAAATTAGAATATTATCCGAAAGTATTTCAATACATGGCAAAAATTGCCCAAGAATTAGACTACGAATTGGTCATGGTTACCAACCAAGATGGTTTAGGTACAGACGCTTTTCCAGAAGATACTTTTTGGCCTGCTCAAAATAAAATAATTTCGGCTTTCGAAAAAGAAGGCGTTGTTTTTTCTGAAATTTTTATTGATAAAACCTTTCCACACGAAAATGCAAAAACACGAAAACCCAGAACAGGCTTGCTTACAAAGTACTTTTCTAATGAGTACGATTTAGAAAACTCGTTTGTTTTAGGAGACAGAATTACAGACATGGAATTGGCGAAAAACTTAGGAGCAAAAGGCATTTATTTATCCGAAAATTCTGATTTAGGAGCCGATGAAATAGAAACTTCTAAACAAGAAATTTTAGACTGTATTGTATTAACTACAACAGATTGGGAGAAAATTTACGAGTTCTTGAAATTAGAAGACAGAGTTGCAGAAATTACTAGAAACACCAACGAAACGAAAATTTACATCCAATTAAATTTAGACGGTTCTGGTAAAAATAATATTTCTACAGGTTTGCATTTTTTCGATCATATGTTAGACCAAATTGGCAGACATGGAGCTATGGATTTAACCATAAAAGTCGATGGCGATTTAGAGGTAGATGAACATCATACCATAGAAGATACCATGATTGCTTTTGGAGAATTATTCAACAAAGCATTAGGCAATAAATTAGGCATCGAAAGATATGGTTTTTGCTTGCCAATGGACGATTGTTTGGCACAAGTGGCCGTTGATTTCGGAGGTAGAAATTGGTTAGAATGGGAGGCAGAATTTAAAAGAGAAAAAATTGGAGATATGCCAACAGAAATGTTTTTTCACTTGTTTAAATCATTTACAGATGGGGCAAAATGCAACTTAAATATTAAAGCCGAAGGAACAAACGAACATCATAAAATAGAAGCCATTTTTAAAGCATTTGCAAAAGCAATAAAAATGGCTGTAAAAAGAGATGCCAATAAGATGTTTTTACCATCTACAAAAGGGCTTTTATAA
- a CDS encoding endonuclease/exonuclease/phosphatase family protein, with amino-acid sequence MKTKISIILLALLLYNCQSNKETKVSFMTFNIYQEGTKVENGFTQIKNVILNVKPDVVGFTEVKNYSGDWTSKMQKVLEENGKKYYRGYVGGDTSILSKYPIKDAVLTGKNSISKFKIEVNTKEMYVAVAHLDYTQYACYLPRGYYGGTPNWGEITNEKGALTPVKSVDSILRFNLTSLRDEQLKDFVANLKDEEKPLILLGDFNEPSHLDWQKNTKNLYDHNGLIVNWQNSLYLKNKGFVDSYREKYPNAVKNPGFTWPSEMSKDVSTSWAPKADERDRIDFIYYLGDAISVEKTAMVGSKNYFVRNKKSSENVENDVFLASDLPWPSDHKAVFATLVFKN; translated from the coding sequence ATGAAAACAAAAATAAGCATTATTTTACTCGCTTTATTACTATATAATTGTCAATCAAATAAAGAAACAAAAGTTAGTTTTATGACTTTTAACATTTATCAAGAAGGCACAAAAGTCGAAAACGGATTTACACAGATAAAAAATGTAATTTTAAACGTAAAACCAGATGTTGTTGGTTTTACAGAAGTTAAAAACTATTCTGGAGATTGGACCTCTAAAATGCAAAAAGTGTTAGAAGAAAATGGTAAAAAATATTATAGAGGTTATGTTGGAGGAGACACTTCAATCTTAAGTAAATACCCAATTAAAGATGCTGTTTTAACAGGAAAAAATAGTATTAGTAAATTTAAAATAGAAGTAAATACAAAAGAGATGTATGTCGCAGTTGCACATTTAGATTATACCCAATATGCTTGTTATTTGCCAAGAGGGTATTATGGAGGTACACCCAATTGGGGTGAAATTACCAATGAAAAAGGAGCGCTAACACCAGTAAAATCTGTAGATAGTATTTTAAGATTTAACCTAACATCTCTAAGAGACGAACAGTTAAAAGATTTTGTAGCAAATTTAAAAGACGAAGAAAAACCTCTAATTTTATTAGGCGATTTTAACGAACCTTCTCATTTAGACTGGCAAAAGAACACCAAAAATTTATACGACCATAATGGATTGATTGTAAATTGGCAAAACAGTTTGTATTTAAAAAATAAAGGTTTTGTAGATTCTTACAGAGAGAAATACCCAAATGCAGTTAAAAACCCTGGTTTTACTTGGCCTTCTGAAATGAGCAAAGACGTTAGTACAAGTTGGGCACCCAAAGCAGACGAAAGAGATAGAATAGACTTTATTTACTATTTAGGAGATGCTATTTCTGTTGAAAAAACTGCAATGGTAGGCTCTAAGAATTATTTTGTAAGAAATAAAAAATCCTCAGAAAACGTAGAAAACGATGTTTTTTTGGCCAGCGATTTGCCTTGGCCATCAGATCATAAAGCAGTATTCGCGACTTTGGTCTTTAAAAATTAA
- the typA gene encoding translational GTPase TypA: MQSIRNIAIIAHVDHGKTTLVDKIIDQAKVLDDRKERTDLLLDNNDLERERGITILSKNVSVTYKNTKINVIDTPGHADFGGEVERVLKMADGVLLLVDAFEGPMPQTRFVLGKALELGLTPIVVVNKVDKENCTPDLVHEKVFDLMFALEATEEQLDFTTIYGSAKNNWMSTDWKNETDNIIPLLDAVLESIPETKYNEGTPQMQITSLDFSPFTGRIAIGRVFRGDLEVGKDYMLCKADGSTKKVRIKELHVFEGMGKMQVNKVPCGDICAITGVDGFEIGDTIADLENPEPLPRTEIDQPTMSMLFTINNSPFFGKEGKYVTSRHLRDRLFKELEKNLALKVETTDSEDKFNVFGRGVLHLSVLIETMRREGYELQVGRPQVIIKEIDGVKCEPYETLSIDVPEDVASKAVNLVSLRKGDLMVMEPKGDLQHLEFTIPSRGLIGLRNRILTATAGTAIINHRFSEYGPYKGDFSEEVKGAIVSSETGKATAYAIDRLQDRGRFFIDPNQEIYKGQVVGENSKDTDMGVNLIKGKKLTNVRASGSDDGVKIAPKIDFSLEECMEYIRDDEYLEVTPASLRMRKINFKG; the protein is encoded by the coding sequence ATGCAATCAATAAGAAACATCGCAATTATTGCCCACGTAGATCATGGTAAAACAACTTTGGTAGATAAAATTATAGATCAAGCAAAAGTTTTAGACGATCGTAAAGAACGTACAGATTTATTGTTAGATAATAACGATTTAGAACGCGAAAGAGGAATTACAATTCTTTCTAAAAACGTATCTGTAACCTATAAAAACACAAAAATTAATGTAATTGATACACCAGGTCACGCCGATTTTGGAGGAGAAGTAGAGCGTGTATTAAAAATGGCAGATGGTGTTTTATTGTTAGTAGATGCTTTTGAAGGACCAATGCCACAAACTCGTTTTGTATTGGGCAAAGCCTTAGAATTAGGGTTAACACCAATTGTTGTTGTAAATAAAGTAGATAAAGAAAACTGTACACCAGATTTAGTACACGAAAAAGTATTCGATTTAATGTTTGCGCTAGAAGCAACTGAAGAGCAGTTAGATTTTACAACCATATATGGTTCTGCAAAAAATAATTGGATGTCAACAGATTGGAAAAACGAAACCGACAACATTATTCCACTATTAGACGCTGTTTTAGAATCTATTCCAGAAACAAAATACAACGAAGGTACCCCACAAATGCAAATTACGTCTTTAGATTTTTCTCCTTTTACAGGTAGAATTGCAATCGGACGTGTATTTAGAGGAGATTTAGAAGTTGGCAAAGATTATATGCTTTGTAAAGCAGACGGTTCTACTAAAAAAGTAAGAATTAAAGAATTACACGTATTCGAAGGAATGGGTAAAATGCAAGTAAACAAAGTGCCTTGTGGAGATATTTGTGCAATTACTGGTGTCGATGGTTTCGAAATTGGAGATACTATTGCCGATTTAGAAAATCCAGAACCATTGCCAAGAACAGAAATAGACCAACCTACAATGAGTATGTTGTTTACAATTAACAATTCTCCATTCTTTGGTAAAGAAGGTAAATACGTAACATCACGCCACTTAAGAGACAGGTTGTTTAAAGAATTAGAAAAAAACTTAGCATTAAAGGTAGAAACTACAGATTCTGAAGATAAATTTAACGTTTTCGGACGTGGAGTTTTACACTTATCTGTATTAATTGAAACCATGCGTAGAGAAGGCTATGAGTTACAAGTAGGAAGACCACAAGTAATTATAAAAGAAATAGATGGCGTAAAGTGCGAACCTTACGAAACTTTATCTATAGATGTACCAGAAGATGTTGCTTCTAAAGCAGTAAACTTAGTTTCTTTAAGAAAAGGAGATTTAATGGTTATGGAACCAAAAGGAGACTTACAACATTTAGAATTTACCATTCCATCTCGTGGACTAATTGGCTTAAGAAATAGAATTTTAACAGCAACTGCAGGTACAGCAATTATAAACCATCGTTTTTCTGAATATGGTCCTTACAAAGGTGATTTTTCGGAAGAGGTTAAAGGTGCTATTGTATCTTCAGAAACGGGTAAAGCAACAGCGTATGCTATTGATAGATTGCAAGACCGAGGACGTTTCTTTATAGATCCAAATCAAGAAATCTATAAGGGGCAAGTTGTTGGAGAAAATAGTAAAGATACAGACATGGGTGTAAACTTAATAAAAGGTAAAAAATTAACCAATGTTAGGGCTTCTGGTTCTGATGATGGTGTAAAAATCGCCCCAAAAATCGACTTTTCTTTAGAAGAATGTATGGAGTACATTAGAGATGACGAGTATTTAGAAGTAACACCAGCCAGTTTACGTATGCGTAAAATTAATTTTAAAGGATAA
- a CDS encoding porin family protein, with translation MKKIIFVVTLFLAVVNIQAQEKGAIEVGGNIGVNFANLIASNNSNQTTNSVTGFNFAVSGEYYFSDRWGIKSKLIYDQKGWADGFFDDENGFQTTTDFKLTYLTLPVMANWHFGSKRNWYLNFGLYLGFLLDAEAEAINRDVSDAFEGTDIGLALGIGYKFEVSENTKLFVEFDGQGAFNDVFKRNDSSVSVKNSRQAINFGVLFSL, from the coding sequence ATGAAAAAAATTATTTTTGTTGTTACCCTTTTTTTAGCAGTTGTTAATATTCAAGCACAAGAAAAAGGTGCAATTGAAGTAGGTGGTAATATTGGTGTTAATTTTGCAAATTTAATAGCAAGCAACAACTCAAATCAAACTACAAATTCTGTTACCGGTTTTAACTTTGCTGTAAGTGGTGAGTATTATTTCTCTGATAGATGGGGTATCAAATCGAAACTAATTTACGATCAAAAAGGTTGGGCAGATGGTTTTTTTGACGATGAAAATGGCTTTCAAACTACTACAGATTTTAAATTAACTTATTTAACGTTGCCAGTAATGGCAAATTGGCACTTTGGCTCTAAGAGAAATTGGTATTTAAACTTTGGTTTGTATTTAGGTTTTTTATTAGATGCAGAAGCAGAAGCTATCAATAGAGATGTATCTGATGCATTTGAAGGTACAGACATTGGGCTAGCTTTAGGGATAGGATATAAGTTCGAAGTAAGCGAAAACACAAAATTATTTGTAGAATTCGATGGTCAAGGAGCTTTTAACGATGTTTTTAAAAGAAATGATTCTAGTGTCTCTGTAAAAAATTCTAGACAAGCTATTAATTTTGGAGTGTTATTTTCTCTATAA
- the hisH gene encoding imidazole glycerol phosphate synthase subunit HisH: MKLVIINYGAGNIKSIQFAFKRLGVNAVLSNNIDEIKAADKVIFPGVGEASSAMKMLQESGLDQIIPTLKQPVLGICLGMQLMCNFSEEGNTKGLEIFNVTVKRFSNQVKVPQMGWNVIYDLKSDLFKGIKEKEFMYLVHSFYAENCKESIATTDYEIEYASALQKDNFYGVQFHPEKSGIIGSKILENFLKLKV, encoded by the coding sequence ATGAAATTAGTAATTATTAATTATGGTGCAGGAAACATCAAAAGCATTCAATTTGCATTTAAAAGATTAGGGGTTAATGCTGTTTTATCAAACAATATAGATGAAATTAAAGCGGCAGATAAAGTAATTTTTCCAGGAGTTGGTGAAGCAAGTTCTGCCATGAAAATGTTGCAAGAAAGTGGTTTAGACCAGATAATTCCGACCTTAAAACAACCCGTTTTAGGCATTTGTTTAGGAATGCAATTAATGTGCAATTTTTCTGAAGAAGGCAACACAAAAGGTTTGGAAATTTTTAATGTAACTGTAAAACGTTTTTCTAATCAGGTAAAAGTACCACAAATGGGGTGGAATGTAATTTATGATTTAAAATCAGATTTATTCAAAGGAATTAAAGAAAAAGAATTTATGTATTTGGTACATAGTTTTTATGCAGAAAATTGCAAAGAAAGCATTGCAACAACAGATTATGAAATTGAATACGCATCTGCCTTACAAAAAGACAATTTTTACGGAGTTCAATTTCATCCAGAGAAAAGTGGAATTATAGGTTCAAAAATTCTTGAGAATTTTTTAAAGTTAAAAGTTTAA
- the hisC gene encoding histidinol-phosphate transaminase, with protein MKSTFNINNLVRPNIKNITPYSSARDEYKDISTDPMIFLDANENPFENGVNRYPDPQQVSVKKIISKCKKINEKNIFLGNGSDEVLDLIFRAFCEPKEDNVVTLPPTYGMYSVLANINNIENREILLDEDFQPKVEKILEAIDHHTKILFLCSPNNPTGNSFSEDKVTKLLKNFNGLVVIDEAYIDFSEQDGWLKKIKKFPNLIVTQTLSKAYGLAGIRLGACYASEEIIKILNTIKPPYNVNELSQQKALERLTNYEEIKNEVSQLISERKRLKAELECCVNYIEKVYPSEGNFLLIKVDDANKRYNQLLEYGVVVRNRTTQPLCKNCLRISVGILEENLKLIRALKAIQ; from the coding sequence ATGAAATCGACCTTTAATATAAACAATTTAGTAAGACCTAATATTAAGAATATTACGCCTTATTCCTCTGCAAGAGACGAGTACAAAGACATCTCTACTGACCCAATGATTTTCTTGGATGCGAATGAAAATCCTTTTGAAAATGGAGTAAATAGATACCCAGATCCACAACAAGTAAGTGTAAAAAAAATTATTTCTAAATGTAAAAAAATCAACGAAAAAAATATTTTTTTAGGAAATGGAAGTGACGAAGTTTTAGACTTAATTTTTAGAGCATTTTGTGAGCCCAAAGAAGATAATGTTGTTACATTGCCCCCAACTTACGGGATGTATTCGGTTTTAGCAAATATAAATAACATAGAAAATAGAGAAATTTTATTAGATGAAGACTTTCAGCCTAAAGTTGAAAAAATTTTAGAAGCAATAGATCATCATACAAAAATTTTATTTTTGTGTTCACCCAATAATCCTACAGGAAATAGTTTTTCTGAAGATAAAGTAACCAAACTACTTAAAAATTTTAACGGTTTGGTTGTGATAGATGAAGCTTATATCGATTTTTCTGAACAAGATGGTTGGTTAAAAAAGATTAAAAAGTTCCCGAATTTAATTGTAACTCAAACATTATCCAAAGCTTATGGTTTGGCAGGCATTCGATTAGGAGCTTGCTATGCTTCTGAAGAGATTATTAAAATTCTAAATACCATAAAACCTCCATATAATGTAAATGAGCTTTCTCAACAAAAAGCGCTAGAACGTTTAACAAATTACGAGGAAATTAAAAACGAAGTATCGCAATTAATTAGCGAAAGAAAACGATTAAAAGCAGAATTAGAATGCTGTGTAAATTATATCGAAAAAGTATATCCTTCAGAAGGTAATTTTTTATTAATTAAGGTAGATGATGCCAATAAAAGATACAATCAATTATTAGAATATGGAGTTGTAGTTAGAAACAGAACGACACAACCCTTGTGCAAAAATTGTTTAAGAATTAGTGTTGGCATTTTAGAAGAAAATTTAAAATTGATTCGTGCTTTAAAGGCAATTCAGTAA